From the genome of Candidatus Delongbacteria bacterium:
GAAAACTCTATAGTGGTACAGGATTAGGGTTGTCAATCTCTAGAAGTATAGCAAAAAGTATGGATGGAGATATCACTTTGAAGTCGCCTTATACCTTAAATGGAGAAAAAATATCTGGGTGTGAATTTGTTTTTACAGCAAAATTCCAAAGGGCGAGCAGTTTTATAAGTGAAGATTTTAGATTTGAACAAAAAAGGGAGAAAGAGGTGGAATCTTTTCTTTTTGATAGATACAGTTTCGAGATTGATTCTGAGTTGGATAAGAAAAAAGTTTTGGTAGTTGAAGATAATTCAGTAAATAGAAAACTTACAAAACATATGATGGAGAATCTGGGCTTTGAAGTAATGACCGCTGAAAATGGAAAAGAGGCTGTTGAAAAGTACATGAAACATTACTCTGATTTTTCTGTGATACTGATGGATATTCAGATGCCAGTAATGGATGGTATTGAAGCTACAGACATTATAAGAAAATTTGAAAAAGATATAAAAGTGTTGCCTGTAAAAATTATTGCTTTAACTGCACATGCTACGGATGGCTATAAAGAACAATGTTATGATAGAGGTATGAACGGGTTTATTACAAAGCCTCTGAAAATTGAAAAATTAAAAGAATCTCTGTTTTTAAAAACCTAATATTGTTGCCTTGTAACGCTAATATTATTATAATTACAAAAAACCAAAAAGGGGGAAAAATGGCAGAAGTAGTAATCGTAATGGGTAGCAGTTCAGATCTTGACACTATGAAGAATTGTGAGAAATATCTTGAACATTTTGGCGTCTCCTTTGAAACTAAAATTATGTCAGCACATAGAAATCCAGAAGAGGTTATGAACTTTTCTCAAAATGCTGAAAAAAATGGAGTTAAGGTAATTATTGCTGGTGCTGGAATGGCTGCCCATCTTGGTGGTGTTATAGCATCTCATACTATTTTACCTGTATTGGGAGTTCCTCTAAAAGGTGGTTTTATGGATGGACTTGATGCTTTGCTTTCAATGGTCCAAATGCCAGCCGGTGTACCAGTGCCAACTTTCGCAGTGGGAAATGCTGGTGCTAGAAATGCTGCAGTTGCTGCAGTTCAGATTTTAGCTTTGAATGATGAGAGTTACAAAGCCAAATTAATGGAATTTAAAAAATCCGGAAGTAAATTATAGTGGAGAAAAATTGAATAAAGCAGATAGTTCAATTGTTATTATCCCAACTTATAATGAGATTGATAATATTGA
Proteins encoded in this window:
- the purE gene encoding 5-(carboxyamino)imidazole ribonucleotide mutase, yielding MAEVVIVMGSSSDLDTMKNCEKYLEHFGVSFETKIMSAHRNPEEVMNFSQNAEKNGVKVIIAGAGMAAHLGGVIASHTILPVLGVPLKGGFMDGLDALLSMVQMPAGVPVPTFAVGNAGARNAAVAAVQILALNDESYKAKLMEFKKSGSKL